The region GTGAAAACCCGAATGGTGTGTGTTTAGTTTTGTAGTTGGTATCAAAAAGTTGTTTTTGCTATACCGGAAGAGGAAGGTTTGAACGGGTCCTCGTCGATCATCGTGGATCCCTCACCTTGGTCACAGTATTTGCCCTTGGTGCCCTTCTTGCACTTGCAGGAGTAGCCACCCTTACCGTTGGCCACACATTTGCCACCACGCTTGCACTGATGATTCTCGCACGGATTAACCTGCGGGGAAGACGCGAACGATCGGATGTTAGGTAACGAAACCACCAAATCTGCCCTGCACCACACGTCCTTACCTCCTTCAGAATCACCGGAGTTTCCTGCAGgaaatcatcatccatttcACCCTCACTGTCCGGATCCAGCAGAGCGCATCCCGGGGTGATCTTTTGCTGTCGGGCAGCATTCAAGAAGTCCAGCTGCTTGTGATTGATCCACACTTCCTTCATACAACCCTTGAAGCTCGTCAGGTTACGCAGATGCCACTGTTTGTACGCTTGCTGTCCTGGTTCGGCCGGTAAACCCCCAAGGTACATAGGGCTGGTCAACCTCAGATAGTCCTTCGAACCCTCGTTGATGATAGACCGCGCAAGACCTCGATCAACCCGGAGCGTAAAGTTCTTCTTGATCGCCAACAGTTCCACCATGTGATACTTGCCATCGGCCACCATCTCGAAGCTGTACATCGTCGAAACGGGATCATTACCGACATCGTAGCTCACCCGAATGCGTCCATTGAACAACTCCACCGCCAGATGCTCATTGTGACCATCGTACATAAGCACACCATTCTGCTGAGTGCTGCTGAACACGATCGTCACATTCGCTTCCGGTTTGGTGCGTAGCGGTTCCAGTTCAACGAAAGAATTGTTGTGCAGGAAGGTAAGACTCGTCAGATACTCGCACCGTTTGCCCGAATACCCCGGGGCACACTTGCACACATAATCCGCACTCGATGGATTCGGTTGGAAGCAGACACCGAACTTACActcgtgctgctggcaggGTGACGTCTGTGGGtacatcatcgccaccatcggcgtACCTTCGCAGAATTTGCCCGTGAAATCCACCGGACACTTGCAGGTATAATCGTTAATGCCATCCACGCACGTTCCACCATTCTGGCACATGTGATTGACGCAATCATCGATGTTTTCGGTGCAGTTAACCCCACGGTACCCGGGCAGACACTCGCAGGCGTAGTTTGTCGTGTGGTCAACACACTTGGCCCCATTCTGGCACGGGTTAAACTCTTTGCTGCAGAACTCAATCTTGCTATCGCAAAACTCCCCGGTATAGCTCGGTGCACACGAGCAACTGTACGAGTTCACACCGTCCACGCATGTGCCATTGTTCTGACACTTGTGGCCAGCACAATCGTCGATGTTAACCTCACACCGGGAACCGCTGTATCCGCTCAGACAGTGACAGCTGAACCGGCCCTCCTCCAGCACCGTACACGTGCCATTGTGGCGACACGGATTGCCGTAGCATGCGTCGATCATAAACTCACAGTGCACACCGTGGTAGCCCGGTTTGCACTTGCACTCGTACTGTCGCTCCGGCAGGGCACTACAGACCGCATCATTCTTGCACGGGAACGTGTAGCAAGCATCGCACTTGGAGAGTATCTCATTGCTAACCTTACCGGAGCACACGAACTGGTTCGATGGCGTGGAAAGGATTAGTTTATCCTTCATGTTGTCCGGCTCCGCACACCGGGCAATTCCGGGCTCAACGTAGTCCCGCTTCACCCACTCGGACAACCACCGTAGCGAGCAGTCACAGTACAGCGGATTGCTACCGAGAGCACTACGAAAGGCATGCGGGGGATAGagccataaatcataatttgcATCCGGACGTTCGGTTCACTCCGATGGCCGTACTTACATGTGAGTTATCGCTTGTAGATCGTTAAATGTGCCTTCGGGGATCATCGAAATCTTGTTTCCGTGCAAGGAAAGCACTTTCAAATTGTTCAGTCCGGCCAAAGCGTACTGTTGTACGCACTGCAGGTTGTTGTAGCTGATAATGCTGTGGAGGGAGTGAGCAGAGAATATCTAGAGTTTCGAAAACCATTCTTTCCTTTTATAAACCATGCGTCGAACTTACAGTGTGGACAATTTGGTCAAGTTGGCAAAAGTGTAGTTAGATAGAATCGCAATGTTGTTGTTACTCAAGTCACTACAcaagggaacaaaaaaaaatcattaaaatgttcATCCAGCACAACATCGAGTTGGAATACTTACAGTCTGGTCAGAGACTTCAGATGGCTGATGCGATTCGAATGGATCATCGATATTTCGTTCGATTCCAGATACAACTCGGTCGTTTCGGCTGGAATAGACTTGGGAATTTCTTTCAGCTTGTTCCGGGAGCAGCGCACAACCGTACCGGTGCAGGTGCAGGAAGGTGGACAGTAACCCTCCCCCAGGCAACCCTGGTCCATGTCCGAAGTGCACTTGAAGTCAAAGTGTGGCAGATCCTTTATCGGCATGTCGCGCACCTTCGAGGGGGAAGTGCAACGTGCCGGCGGTCCATTCAGCTGCTTCTTACGCAGCCAATCGGAAAACCATGCCAGATGGCAATTGCATCGGAACGGGTTCGATGCCAGATTGCTGCGAGAAGGGTGCGAAAAAAGTCGTGGCTTAGCGGAGGGTCCTTTGTAGTGACCGGAACATACTTACAGTTGGGTAAGAGCGGTGAGAAAATCGAATGAACCGGGCATCACGCACGTGACGATATTGTCATAGAGAGAACTGCAAAGGAAGCGGAAAGAATGAATCGGAATGCCCTGttccaatggaggcgcccaactTACAGTGTTTTCAAGTGGTGAAGGCCCAGGAACATCTTGTTGTGCACTTCAGCGATTTTGTTCTCGCTCAGAAACAGCTCCTGAATTTTGGTTGCTCCCTCGAACGCATTCGGTTCGATGCCGGATATCTGATTTCGGCGCAGATCCAGTTTCACCAAATTCGGCAAACGCCCAAACAGGCCATCGGATTTGATCCGATTAAGCTCATTATCGTTGAGTAATCTGtaggcagaagaagaagaagaagaatgagaCATGCGATTCCTGTCAAAAAAGGGACCGGGAAAAACGAGACCGAAAGACTGCGATTCCGTGGCCAATACTCACAGTTCCGTGGTGTACAGCGGAATGTCACGCGGTATCTCCTTCAGTCCACGCGCCGAGCAGTCAACCGTGGTGCGATCGCAGTGACACGCTGCCGGACACTCCTGATCCATGCGGCACTCGCCGGAGTACTTTATCTTGCTGTAATCGTCCGTGCCTGTTCGGTAGCGGGAAGACGAAGAGGTAAGGGAAAAAGAGGAATCCTTTCAAGTAAAGTCCGCCCCACACAAACCGTCACCGGGATTATCCCCGGTGCTCCAGCAGTTAAACGAGTGCTTACATTTAAACTTTTCATCCTTTAAAGCTTCTATCCGACGGCGCTGCATACGCTTCGGTGCATCGCACCGGGCACCACTGGTTTCGATGGGATTCTGGTGTAGATAATCGCCCAGCCAGCGCAGATTGCAATCGCAAATGAATGGATTGCGTGCCAAATGACTGCCGGCGGGGatgagagagggaaagagtgcGACAAGATTTAGTGTGACCGTCGAAGTGGCCTTAAGACGATTGCCACCAAAGACGGCAACCGACCACACCGGGGGCCCGTTGGCCGAAATTCTACTTACAGCGTTTGGATGCTCTTGAGCGAGTCGAAGGTACCGTTGGCCAGCGACTGAATGTTGTTATCGTAGAGCGACAGCAGGCTCAGATTATGCAGATCCTTGAAAGCATCCCTTCGCACGCAACTGATTTCGTTCGCgttcagcagtagcagctggaGTGAGGTTAATCCTTTGAAAACGCTCGCCGGTAAGTCCTTGATTTTATTACCATAAAGAACGCTGTAACGGAAAGCCACAAAGGGAGGAAGAACGGTTAGGCACCGGGTTCCGGTCAGTCAGGCGCGCTTTCTTTCCCCCCATTCTTCCTCGTTCCTCGCACCCGGTTGGGCCATATCTTCTCAGAAGGTATTCTCCTCAGCCCAGAAGGACGATTCGCGGCCGGGAATCGTGGACCGAAGATGGCCgatgggttggtggtggccctgtTTACTTATGATAAGAATTTTTACGCCCTTTTGCGCTCCGGATGGTTGgagttaaatattttaatgctATGCGCGGCGGACCCTTTCTGCTCGATTTGTGGCGCGCCTCACCAGGGACGTGGCTTCCGTTGAGGGTCCACCGGCGTACTCCCGGCGTTTACTCCCACCTCAGGAATGCTACGGGTTCTACTTACAGCGATGTTAGCGACTTGAGACCACTGAAGGCATCGTAGGCGACTCGCGAAATATTATTGTTGGACAAGTCGATCCGCTTAAGTCGCCGATGGTTAGCGAACGCTTTCGGTGGAATCTCGGTGATGTAGTTCTGCTCGAGGCGGctggaaaaatatttggatTACATATTAATGGTTAAAAGCTATTCGCGGGTGGGTGGGACGGCCAGCGGACGACAGATACTACTTACAGCTCCGTGGTGTCCTCGGGCAGTGTCGTGGGTACGGTGGTGAGGCTTTTCTCACGACAGTCGACGATACCATCGGCGCAGCGGCACGGATGTGGACAAAGGCTACGGCCACCGCATTCCATCGGTGCGTTCTCTGTCAGCCCTGCAAAGGGGTGGGGATTTCGTGTCAAAGATAACATTTCCATTAGGGCGATGAGATTTGGGAAGGATAAAGTACGCGGCACGCGGACGCTACTTAAAGTAAGGGCGCTTCAAGTCAAGTcgagcgccattttgttggATAATTGTCTTTGTCCCGCACTCGCGGCgagtttgctttcttttctctttttgggTGGGAGTCAGTTACGAAATGAAAGTAGCCGGACCACCCCAGGGGGTAGTATCTTTAAGGAGTCACACTAGTTCTAGTTCTAGTGTATGGTGGTTGACCTTAATGATACCTTTCTTACAGCAAATGACCTCACACTTGGGCCGAACAATGCTCCGCAGAGGTGAAAAAGTCATTAAGCCACCTCGAGAGTTAAACGAGTGAGCGTGTATTTTACATTTTGATGGTTTCGTAAGTCATTTGTACTTTAATTATGATGATCTCACGAAGCTAGTGCCatgtagtagcagcagcaacagcagcagcagcagcagcagtccattATCGTCACGCCACAATCGCTCGCAAtaaagccaaccagccagccaggttaAATTGGTTTCTACTTCCCTGCACCGAATTGCGAATATTTAATGAGCTGCCACAGGAGCACATAACTTCCCCACTCGCTAGCACTGGATCTGGATGGACCGGCGTAACGTGTTAGTGTACTTTTAATTTTGTCGCACGCCACGGATTGAGTGCCGGGACTAAATCATTCATCGCCCGTTCATGTGCTAGCTGCACAGGATAtgcaacaccacaccacggaccacacggcagcaccggcaactGGCGTCTGGAATAGTGAGTTtgtacgaaaaaaaaagcctctGGTCCAATATCCCCTCCGGTCTCTGGGCAGACGAAAACGCGCTATATTTGCGTCCGGTCTGGTTGAGCGATTATTTTTCCagtaatttgatttcattgaTTCAAAGCACTGCGTGACGGCGTCACCTCTTTTTCCGGGGAATCCGGCGCGGAGGGGAAAGTGAGAAAGGTTTCCACACGACACAACGGTCCCCCTCGCACACTCTACTGCTGATCCTATTGACCAACTCACGTCCACGGCAGGACCTTTATCTCCTGGACCTCGCCGCACGTAGCCAGACTCCATTCTCCGCACTGCATTGGGCTGGGAAAGTGCGTTATCGGCCTCCAAAGGGCTCTCCCGTTGgtgcaacggcaacagcagcaacagcagcagcataaattaacATTTACATATTCATGAGTGTCACGTACGTATAGGGAGCCGCGTTTCCTATCGCTCCCGGTGTTCCGCGACTGGCCGCGGTTGCCGCTGTTGACCATCATCCGCGCTGGCCACCGCGGTGTTTCCCTGCCCCCTCTCTCCCCATTTTGGTTCAGGCGTAGATTGGTAAATGAGCCCCGAGTGCGCTGCGGAACCATTATTTGGCACCGATGGTCAAGCCAACAGCGTGCGTGGTCCTTCTGCAGCAAGGACCTCGCACCTCATACCACcgttcgcggttcgcggttctTACATggtgacgaccacgacaacaacgacgatggcgatggcgatggcgacgatgatgatgatggggatgatggtcAGAATGTGTGTGGTCGAGGTGATGAGGTTTATGAGATTGCTCCGcatttcccaccaccacctcctcgtcctttctcttttgccaACCAGCAAGCCAACGGATGTGGTGTGCAGTTCCGGACATTTTCCGGAAATTCGACCTCGCACAGAATCGTACGTGACGCGTCGACCCGCGTCGACTTCACAAGCgacacatttttattttcgttgcGATAATCCCCAACTGGCCTGACCTGGtttgttctccttttttccttttttttgttgcgaaatGCAGTCAGGTGCATTATGAGATAGTGGTGCCGTACCGTGCTTACCGGGAGCCGGTGTGTGCACTTCAATTTGCGGTAAATTTGATTGCAAAACGTTTTTATTTATCAAACTCTCCCACTCCAACGGAAAAGTGTTCGAGGAGTGACAcggtgtgcatttttttttgcttgcttcctTCTGCCACTCTGTTTTGTAGGTCACTCTCCTGACCGGCATGCGGCCAGCATGCCGTCATGATGGCTTCATTTGGCGAATGGTCGAGCGGAAAACATGGTTTGCGTTCCACGTTATCCGACATAATTAGAATGCTGAGAGTGGGAAAAACAAGCGACGGAGCACCATGCACGAGCACGTCCAATAGATGCAGTGGCAGACAGACGTGGCAGACGTGGCTAGCATGGAAATTCATTTCCACCAAAGCGGACTAGTGtgtagtgttgctgctgctactgctactggtcTGCACGTATAATTTGCGGAAGCGTATTCATATCAATGAGGATAATTGAGATGAACATGTACGGTTGCGCGGTAGAGCAGACAAAAACAAGAGAGAGACATAGAGAGCTGCTTCTAATTCCGCACCACACCGGGATGCCCGGCGAGACCACTGTGCTTGATCTGATTTGATCAATAAATTGTCACTCTTGACGGATGGCTCAACGGTAGTGATCATTCGAGTACTGCCTAAAGTGGTAGAGACTTACCGGAACATTTGAAATCCTGCTCGTGCAGATCGGCCACGTTCTGACCCTTGAGTTGGCCGGGCGAGTGACACCGCGTGTACGGTGCCAACCGTGACGCATTCTTCAGGTACCGGGCCAACCACGACAGATGGCAATCGCACGCGAATAGGTTCTCCGACAGGCGTAACGCTCGCAGGCGTGGCATACCGGCGAACATATCGCGTGGCAGTGTCGTGATGTTGTTATTGTTCAAGGTTCTGCAAACGAGAAACACGTTTGTGAGGTGTGACCAGGGGATTTGGGGGGCCAGCCAGTTGGTGACAAAAGGACTGCAGTGCGGCGGAAGCAATTTTCATCGCcaagccaccagccaccagccaccaggttGTAATACTTACAGTATTTCCAGCTCGATCAACCCCTTGACGGCCCCTTCGTCCAGGCAGGTAATTTGATTGTTATCCAGCTGCAGACTGCGGAGGGCTGGCGCTCCCTTGAATGCTCGCTTCGAGACCGCTGTGAGCGCATTGTGTGACAGATCCCTAGAACACGCCGTGGTGGTACCAGTTTTaatcagtgttttttttacattcatCAGTCACTCGGTGTTAGAATGTTGTTCTAGTAGCCGCCATTCCAATGATAATAACATCTACTATTCCATCCGTTTCACTAACATTTGAGGGAGGGTTAGCCGAGTAGTAGTAGGGGTGTATTTTGTTGACTAACTTCCATTGCTTGCTTCCACTTGGGACTAACACTAACAGTTCATGCTACCTATGCTCCTATTGCGCAATGGTATGGTCGGGGGACAGAGTGTGTTGTGCGACAGTTCAATACATTCGGGCATAAACTAAAAGGCAGGATTTAAGCaaaatttaatggaaaataaaacggCTGCCCTGCGCACTGCCGATCGCATGCACAGGCAACATAAATAATGTTGATTGGTAAACCAGTGCATGTGCTATTgggaatcataaatcatgcaatAACAACAGAACCATTTTTTCgcgtttttattttcgctGGATAGTCCACATAAGCGAGAGTGCTATCTCAGATGatgaaaaccccaaaaaatggGGACGGCGAAAAGTGAACACATCTATGGTGATAAATCTATAACGACAGTAGATCGGCTGGATTGGTGCTCAGCACCAACATATTTTTGGGGAGGTACCATGCTATTGGGATTACGGATCAGACATCTgttttttaaatggctcaTTAAATGGGGAAACCAGAGGCTAATTGGCACGCAAAGtaggaaacacaaacacagaacgGAGGTCTGTAGCGGCTAGATGAACGAAATCGCCACTCAAaagccaaacgaaacgaagcacaACGGCAAAAAGCGAGCGACAGCGACCCCAGGGGCCCGAGAAACGAAGAAGTGCGAAACGGAAAAGTGGAATGGCTACAACAGATTCCTACTACTTACAATCGTAATAAATTAGCGGCACTCGATAAAAAATTATCTGGGATTGATTTTAAGCGATTGCTATTAAGCCGTctgaaaataaacgaaaaaaaggaaacgtaAACCAATAATAATTACATAAAATGGTGGAAAGTAACTTCTGTAATCATATCGTGAAGGCAAAAAGTGGGGAACTGGGGAAACGAGGCAAAGTGTGTATGTGAGCAATGCGCAAAGCTGTTGTGGGGAGATCGAGtgcgaagcgaatcgaatgaGTGTGAGTCTGgcaggaacgaacgaacgaaatcctTGAACCAACGTTACGGTGCCGTAACGCACGGGGAAGTGGGCTGAACAGATCGaaacttaattaaaaatgtgtcgcgcgcgcgcgggcgcgtcCCTTTCTTGCCttcgctgctgtttgctgacgGTGCACCGGACGCCACCGCCCGGGGGGACCAAGCATTGCATTATATGCTGACGAGAGGACAATTTCCCTCCTTCATTacgtttgtttcttcttcatcatttcTTTACCTACTTGAGGTTCTGCCAGGACCAGACCGGGG is a window of Anopheles aquasalis chromosome 2, idAnoAquaMG_Q_19, whole genome shotgun sequence DNA encoding:
- the LOC126573109 gene encoding protein slit isoform X1 — encoded protein: MMTKPGIWSGPQFKMLMLLAVLTVLLSLVSPSTEEPYGGGGGGSAGGYFGADAKCPRLCSCTGTTVDCSHRGLTQVPRKIPPETDRLDLQGNNISVIYESDLQGLAKLRILQLTDNQIYTIEKDALHDLISLERLRLNSNRLKSIPDNFLSSAANLLRLDLSHNALTAVSKRAFKGAPALRSLQLDNNQITCLDEGAVKGLIELEILTLNNNNITTLPRDMFAGMPRLRALRLSENLFACDCHLSWLARYLKNASRLAPYTRCHSPGQLKGQNVADLHEQDFKCSGLTENAPMECGGRSLCPHPCRCADGIVDCREKSLTTVPTTLPEDTTELRLEQNYITEIPPKAFANHRRLKRIDLSNNNISRVAYDAFSGLKSLTSLVLYGNKIKDLPASVFKGLTSLQLLLLNANEISCVRRDAFKDLHNLSLLSLYDNNIQSLANGTFDSLKSIQTLHLARNPFICDCNLRWLGDYLHQNPIETSGARCDAPKRMQRRRIEALKDEKFKCTDDYSKIKYSGECRMDQECPAACHCDRTTVDCSARGLKEIPRDIPLYTTELLLNDNELNRIKSDGLFGRLPNLVKLDLRRNQISGIEPNAFEGATKIQELFLSENKIAEVHNKMFLGLHHLKTLSLYDNIVTCVMPGSFDFLTALTQLNLASNPFRCNCHLAWFSDWLRKKQLNGPPARCTSPSKVRDMPIKDLPHFDFKCTSDMDQGCLGEGYCPPSCTCTGTVVRCSRNKLKEIPKSIPAETTELYLESNEISMIHSNRISHLKSLTRLDLSNNNIAILSNYTFANLTKLSTLIISYNNLQCVQQYALAGLNNLKVLSLHGNKISMIPEGTFNDLQAITHIALGSNPLYCDCSLRWLSEWVKRDYVEPGIARCAEPDNMKDKLILSTPSNQFVCSGKVSNEILSKCDACYTFPCKNDAVCSALPERQYECKCKPGYHGVHCEFMIDACYGNPCRHNGTCTVLEEGRFSCHCLSGYSGSRCEVNIDDCAGHKCQNNGTCVDGVNSYSCSCAPSYTGEFCDSKIEFCSKEFNPCQNGAKCVDHTTNYACECLPGYRGVNCTENIDDCVNHMCQNGGTCVDGINDYTCKCPVDFTGKFCEGTPMVAMMYPQTSPCQQHECKFGVCFQPNPSSADYVCKCAPGYSGKRCEYLTSLTFLHNNSFVELEPLRTKPEANVTIVFSSTQQNGVLMYDGHNEHLAVELFNGRIRVSYDVGNDPVSTMYSFEMVADGKYHMVELLAIKKNFTLRVDRGLARSIINEGSKDYLRLTSPMYLGGLPAEPGQQAYKQWHLRNLTSFKGCMKEVWINHKQLDFLNAARQQKITPGCALLDPDSEGEMDDDFLQETPVILKEVNPCENHQCKRGGKCVANGKGGYSCKCKKGTKGKYCDQGEGSTMIDEDPFKPSSSAISTCRKEQVREYYSENDCRSRQPLKYAKCVGGCGNQCCAAKVVRRRKVRMVCRDNTKYIKHLDIVRKCHCTKKCN
- the LOC126573109 gene encoding protein slit isoform X3 produces the protein MMTKPGIWSGPQFKMLMLLAVLTVLLSLVSPSTEEPYGGGGGGSAGGYFGADAKCPRLCSCTGTTVDCSHRGLTQVPRKIPPETDRLDLQGNNISVIYESDLQGLAKLRILQLTDNQIYTIEKDALHDLISLERLRLNSNRLKSIPDNFLSSAANLLRLDLSHNALTAVSKRAFKGAPALRSLQLDNNQITCLDEGAVKGLIELEILTLNNNNITTLPRDMFAGMPRLRALRLSENLFACDCHLSWLARYLKNASRLAPYTRCHSPGQLKGQNVADLHEQDFKCSGLTENAPMECGGRSLCPHPCRCADGIVDCREKSLTTVPTTLPEDTTELRLEQNYITEIPPKAFANHRRLKRIDLSNNNISRVAYDAFSGLKSLTSLVLYGNKIKDLPASVFKGLTSLQLLLLNANEISCVRRDAFKDLHNLSLLSLYDNNIQSLANGTFDSLKSIQTLHLARNPFICDCNLRWLGDYLHQNPIETSGARCDAPKRMQRRRIEALKDEKFKCTDDYSKIKYSGECRMDQECPAACHCDRTTVDCSARGLKEIPRDIPLYTTELLLNDNELNRIKSDGLFGRLPNLVKLDLRRNQISGIEPNAFEGATKIQELFLSENKIAEVHNKMFLGLHHLKTLSLYDNIVTCVMPGSFDFLTALTQLNLASNPFRCNCHLAWFSDWLRKKQLNGPPARCTSPSKVRDMPIKDLPHFDFKCTSDMDQGCLGEGYCPPSCTCTGTVVRCSRNKLKEIPKSIPAETTELYLESNEISMIHSNRISHLKSLTRLDLSNNNIAILSNYTFANLTKLSTLIISYNNLQCVQQYALAGLNNLKVLSLHGNKISMIPEGTFNDLQAITHIALGSNPLYCDCSLRWLSEWVKRDYVEPGIARCAEPDNMKDKLILSTPSNQFVCSGKVSNEILSKCDACYTFPCKNDAVCSALPERQYECKCKPGYHGVHCEFMIDACYGNPCRHNGTCTVLEEGRFSCHCLSGYSGSRCEVNIDDCAGHKCQNNGTCVDGVNSYSCSCAPSYTGEFCDSKIEFCSKEFNPCQNGAKCVDHTTNYACECLPGYRGVNCTENIDDCVNHMCQNGGTCVDGINDYTCKCPVDFTGKFCEGTPMVAMMYPQTSPCQQHECKFGVCFQPNPSSADYVCKCAPGYSGKRCEYLTSLTFLHNNSFVELEPLRTKPEANVTIVFSSTQQNGVLMYDGHNEHLAVELFNGRIRVSYDVGNDPVSTMYSFEMVADGKYHMVELLAIKKNFTLRVDRGLARSIINEGSKDYLRLTSPMYLGGLPAEPGQQAYKQWHLRNLTSFKGCMKEVWINHKQLDFLNAARQQKITPGCALLDPDSEGEMDDDFLQETPVILKEVNPCENHQCKRGGKCVANGKGGYSCKCKKGTKGKYCDQGEGSTMIDEDPFKPSSSAISTCRKEQVREYYSENDCRSRQPLKYAKCVGGCGNQCCAAKVVRRRKVRMVCRDNTKYIKHLDIVRKCHCTKKCQRQEQRTGFVGLYVSRLSEASLGATPHGSTTPPSDKWINFEVDYDGEQMQNDQAPPEAAPLAVVPIDGTTEPAGHATGRTGDNFRTVMHQLEELKEKPLFSEDELEEATEDDDLFDDEDYDLEEVIRRQKQKLEESRRKGAIVDEDDDDYYDDYSSEVEDEEQKRRAQEKLMKAINGADPANPAEKEDRIMQDYLSNIRSKSAPHRFKSKFDDFDDDGPDSELLSGSGSRKLRKNDSIKIISTPNGKVGIVYKVEPKPGEDEKGKLAKADGGGASGALGLGEPRQNKITPVITADGKVALLYRGASDNGDTFRNKYEPITAKDILQLIDNNNNSNGSSSSSSSSLATSATFSSSAGTGASNSNTNNSIKNITNNNIYNSHNNYDTSYGTFNRNTNNNVIVDSERSDVGAKDSHESSVTVGAAEREGRPGVTPTVGYPPTTPMARVTSSIRPPFIPAEHPSHPGSTSPTNSLSSSVLEETIAGGRYGGPSLDTSLDGRQENSLLINRPLSEVLGIRKSQYSEANTIKIPNIETSTNKMRITNGNNMLSSLLHNLHQQQQQQGISNGTSHDDNRHLGQHQQQQHHLHHTEDDRRRTGYSVNGFSRSRFYINRRTTPALPPRVIKEEESEEDQFPGADDAGSLPEVINLAIIPAFEHEIDEKYIRPHHGDYHRRHRQQYNVAPGQPAVHCAMQALVACAVLATFFGIVGTYFKSRVVDHIRVLYW
- the LOC126573109 gene encoding protein slit isoform X2, which translates into the protein MMTKPGIWSGPQFKMLMLLAVLTVLLSLVSPSTEEPYGGGGGGSAGGYFGADAKCPRLCSCTGTTVDCSHRGLTQVPRKIPPETDRLDLQGNNISVIYESDLQGLAKLRILQLTDNQIYTIEKDALHDLISLERLRLNSNRLKSIPDNFLSSAANLLRLDLSHNALTAVSKRAFKGAPALRSLQLDNNQITCLDEGAVKGLIELEILTLNNNNITTLPRDMFAGMPRLRALRLSENLFACDCHLSWLARYLKNASRLAPYTRCHSPGQLKGQNVADLHEQDFKCSGLTENAPMECGGRSLCPHPCRCADGIVDCREKSLTTVPTTLPEDTTELRLEQNYITEIPPKAFANHRRLKRIDLSNNNISRVAYDAFSGLKSLTSLVLYGNKIKDLPASVFKGLTSLQLLLLNANEISCVRRDAFKDLHNLSLLSLYDNNIQSLANGTFDSLKSIQTLHLARNPFICDCNLRWLGDYLHQNPIETSGARCDAPKRMQRRRIEALKDEKFKCTDDYSKIKYSGECRMDQECPAACHCDRTTVDCSARGLKEIPRDIPLYTTELLLNDNELNRIKSDGLFGRLPNLVKLDLRRNQISGIEPNAFEGATKIQELFLSENKIAEVHNKMFLGLHHLKTLSLYDNIVTCVMPGSFDFLTALTQLNLASNPFRCNCHLAWFSDWLRKKQLNGPPARCTSPSKVRDMPIKDLPHFDFKCTSDMDQGCLGEGYCPPSCTCTGTVVRCSRNKLKEIPKSIPAETTELYLESNEISMIHSNRISHLKSLTRLDLSNNNIAILSNYTFANLTKLSTLIISYNNLQCVQQYALAGLNNLKVLSLHGNKISMIPEGTFNDLQAITHIALGSNPLYCDCSLRWLSEWVKRDYVEPGIARCAEPDNMKDKLILSTPSNQFVCSGKVSNEILSKCDACYTFPCKNDAVCSALPERQYECKCKPGYHGVHCEFMIDACYGNPCRHNGTCTVLEEGRFSCHCLSGYSGSRCEVNIDDCAGHKCQNNGTCVDGVNSYSCSCAPSYTGEFCDSKIEFCSKEFNPCQNGAKCVDHTTNYACECLPGYRGVNCTENIDDCVNHMCQNGGTCVDGINDYTCKCPVDFTGKFCEGTPMVAMMYPQTSPCQQHECKFGVCFQPNPSSADYVCKCAPGYSGKRCEYLTSLTFLHNNSFVELEPLRTKPEANVTIVFSSTQQNGVLMYDGHNEHLAVELFNGRIRVSYDVGNDPVSTMYSFEMVADGKYHMVELLAIKKNFTLRVDRGLARSIINEGSKDYLRLTSPMYLGGLPAEPGQQAYKQWHLRNLTSFKGCMKEVWINHKQLDFLNAARQQKITPGCALLDPDSEGEMDDDFLQETPVILKEVNPCENHQCKRGGKCVANGKGGYSCKCKKGTKGKYCDQAISTCRKEQVREYYSENDCRSRQPLKYAKCVGGCGNQCCAAKVVRRRKVRMVCRDNTKYIKHLDIVRKCHCTKKCN